The following coding sequences lie in one Polyodon spathula isolate WHYD16114869_AA chromosome 15, ASM1765450v1, whole genome shotgun sequence genomic window:
- the LOC121328169 gene encoding H(+)/Cl(-) exchange transporter 4, whose translation MASEGSDMGSTGEINGSGNLMDFLDEPIPDVGTYEDFHTIDWLREKSRDTDRHRKIANKSKESIWEFIKGLLDAWSGWVVMLLIGLLAGTLAGVIDLAVDWMTDLKEGVCLSAFWYSHEQCCWTSNETTFDDRDKCPQWQKWSELMVGRSEGASAYVLNYFLYVMWALTFAFLAVSLVRVFAPYACGSGIPEIKTILSGFIIRGYLGKWTLLIKTVTLVLAVSSGLSLGKEGPLVHVACCCGNLFSGLFSKYSKNEAKRREVLSAAAAAGVSVAFGAPIGGVLFSLEEVSYYFPLKTLWRSFFAALVAAFTLRSINPFGNSRLVLFYVEYHTPWYMAELFPFILLGVFGGLWGTLFVRGNIAWCHRRKTTLLGKYPVLEVIAVTAITAIVAFPNPYTRCSTSELISELFNDCGALESSQLCDYINDSNMTRPIDDIPDRPAGPGVYAALWQLTLALIFKIVITIFTFGMKIPSGLFIPSMAVGAIAGRIVGIGVEQMAYHHHDWIIFKNWCRPGADCVTPGLYAMVGAAACLGGVTRMTVSLVVIMFELTGGLEYIVPLMAAAVTSKWVADAFGKEGIYESHIHLNGYPFLDVKDEFTHRTLATDVMRPRRSEPPLVVLTQDSTTVEDVETLIKDTDYNGFPVVVSKESERLIGFVQRRDLLLAIKSARQKQDGVVSSSVVYFIEDAPQSPASSPQSLKLRRILNLCPFTVTDHTPMETVVDIFRKLGLRQCLVTRSGRLLGIITKKDVLRHMAQMANQDPESIMFN comes from the exons ATGGCCTCAGAAG GCTCCGACATGGGTTCCACGGGAGAAATCAATGGCTCGGGTAATCTCATGGACTTCCTGGATGAGCCCATACCAGACGTAGGGACCTATGAGGACTTCCACACCATCGACTGGCTGAGAGAGAAATCCCGGGACACAGACCGGCACAGGAAG ATTGCCAATAAAAGTAAAGAATCGATATGGGAGTTTATAAAAGGCCTGCTGGATGCCTGGTCAGGATGGGTGGTGATGCTCCTAATTGGGCTTCTGGCAG GTACGCTGGCAGGCGTAATCGATCTAGCGGTGGACTGGATGACAGATTTAAAAGAGGGCGTGTGTCTCTCTGCGTTCTGGTACAGCCATGAGCAGTGCTGCTGGACCTCCAACGAGACCACCTTTGATGACCGGGACAAGTGCCCTCAGTGGCAGAAATGGTCCGAGCTTATGGTTGGACGATCGGAG GGTGCCAGCGCTTATGTGTTGAACTACTTCCTGTACGTGATGTGGGCTCTCACCTTTGCTTTCCTGGCAGTGTCCCTAGTCCGAGTTTTCGCCCCATATGCCTGCGGGTCTGGGATTCCAGAG aTTAAGACCATCCTGAGTGGTTTCATCATCAGAGGCTACCTGGGAAAGTGGACTCTCCTGATTAAGACAGTGACCCTGGTGCTGGCGGTGTCCTCGGGGCTCAGCTTGGGGAAGGAGGGGCCTCTTGTTCACGTGGCCTGTTGCTGTGGCAACCTCTTCAGCGGCCTGTTTTCCAAGTACAGCAAGAATGAGGCAAAGCGGAGAGAG GTTttgtcagctgctgctgctgctggagtgtCGGTTGCCTTTGGCGCTCCGATTGGAGGAGTACTTTTCAGCCTTGAGGAG GTGAGCTACTATTTCCCACTGAAGACCTTGTGGAGGTCCTTCTTTGCAGCTCTGGTAGCAGCCTTTACCCTGCGCTCCATAAACCCCTTTGGAAACAGCCGGCTGGTGCTGTTCTATGTGGAGTACCACACCCCCTGGTACATGGCAGAGCTCTTCCCCTTCATCCTGCTGGGCGTCTTCGGGGGGCTATGGGGGACCCTCTTTGTCCGCGGCAACATTGCCTGGTGCCATCGCCGCAAGACCACGCTGCTAGGCAAGTACCCTGTGCTGGAGGTGATTGCAGTGACTGCCATCACTGCCATCGTGGCCTTCCCCAACCCGTACACACGGTGCAGCACCAGCGAGCTCATCTCGGAGCTCTTCAACGACTGTGGAGCACTCGAGTCCTCCCAGCTCTGCGACTACATCAATGACTCAAACATGACCCGGCCCATAGATGATATCCCTGATCGTCCTGCTGGCCCCGGTGTCTATGCAGCTCTGTGGCAGCTCACGCTGGCGCTTATCTTCAAAATTGTCATCACCATCTTCACCTTTGGCATGAAG ATTCCTTCAGGACTGTTTATTCCCAGTATGGCTGTGGGTGCCATTGCCGGCAGGATTGTTGGAATAGGTGTAGAGCAGATGGCCTACCACCATCATGACTGGATTATCTTCAAGAACTGGTGCCGACCAGGTGCTGACTGTGTTACTCCAGGACTGTATGCCATGGTGGGGGCTGCAGCTTGCTTGG GCGGAGTTACCAGAATGACGGTGTCTCTGGTTGTGATCATGTTCGAGTTGACGGGGGGCCTGGAGTACATCGTACCCCTCATGGCTGCTGCTGTCACCAGCAAGTGGGTGGCAGATGCCTTTGGGAAGGAGGGCATCTACGAATCACACATCCATCTGAACGGCTACCCTTTCCTGGACGTGAAGGACGAGTTCACGCACCGCACGCTGGCCACTGACGTGATGCGGCCGCGGCGCAGTGAGCCCCCCCTGGTTGTCCTCACCCAGGACAGCACCACTGTGGAGGACGTGGAGACCCTCATCAAAGACACCGACTACAACGGCTTTCCTGTGGTGGTGTCCAAAGAGTCAGAGCGACTGATTGGCTTTGTTCAGAGAAGAGACCTCCTCCTGGCCATCA AAAGTGCCAGACAGAAGCAGGATGGTGTTGTGAGTAGCTCTGTGGTGTACTTCATTGAGGACGCCCCGCAGTCACCTGCCAGCAGCCCCCAGTCCCTCAAGCTGCGACGCATCCTCAACCTGTGCCCATTCACAGTGACCGACCACACCCCCATGGAGACAGTAGTGGACATTTTCCGCAAACTGGGGCTCCGGCAGTGCCTTGTCACCCGCAGTGG GCGCCTCTTGGGCATTATAACTAAAAAGGACGTTCTCCGACACATGGCCCAAATGGCAAACCAGGACCCTGAATCTATCATGTTCAATTAA